Proteins encoded within one genomic window of Candidatus Zixiibacteriota bacterium:
- a CDS encoding zf-HC2 domain-containing protein, whose amino-acid sequence MRCRKVRSFLSAYCSDELDDRRKLKVSEHLLTCSGCRREEALYRQMAEATKQVKEIKVSDDFNARLLNRIAHERFAETRTKAYLPKPAPVFQWRRLAPVVATACLAVLLAVVYMPQAPNQPQSWALQESGLSDDYLTAQPDSNPNMTVYLDKGWSLDRQMAWARQVDRISSTVTPVSSYGGWDRHNRGMQTASSQNPYAPSFHKVRPIMKVYVAPQTNVKREGAGTY is encoded by the coding sequence ATGCGTTGTCGAAAGGTACGCTCCTTCCTGTCGGCCTATTGTAGCGATGAGCTTGACGACCGCCGGAAGCTGAAGGTCAGCGAACATCTTTTGACTTGCTCCGGCTGTCGCCGCGAAGAAGCGCTGTATCGCCAGATGGCAGAGGCCACGAAACAGGTTAAAGAGATCAAAGTCTCGGACGATTTCAACGCTCGGTTGCTCAATCGAATCGCTCACGAACGATTCGCCGAGACACGAACCAAAGCCTATTTACCGAAACCTGCTCCGGTCTTTCAATGGCGACGTCTCGCTCCGGTAGTAGCCACGGCCTGTCTGGCTGTTCTGCTTGCCGTGGTTTACATGCCGCAAGCGCCGAATCAGCCGCAGTCATGGGCTCTCCAGGAATCCGGTTTGAGTGACGATTATCTCACGGCGCAGCCCGACTCCAATCCGAATATGACCGTATACCTGGACAAGGGGTGGTCGTTGGATCGGCAGATGGCCTGGGCGCGTCAGGTGGATCGTATTTCCAGTACCGTTACGCCGGTTTCCAGTTATGGCGGCTGGGATCGACACAATCGCGGTATGCAGACTGCTTCGAGTCAAAATCCGTATGCACCGTCATTTCATAAAGTGCGTCCGATCATGAAAGTTTATGTGGCGCCCCAGACTAACGTCAAACGGGAGGGCGCAGGAACATATTAG
- a CDS encoding translocation/assembly module TamB domain-containing protein, whose translation MRARILIGALAVVVLIVLGGYIWLFHAGGLEYIVNGQLADLVEGKYNLTIAVDGIGGDIFTGIVLTDIEIRYTGQRRQYPLATIGRLNVDYSLYGLLQGEYDFDYLHLHDVHLNLVQDSSGRWLMPRKISADTTTSQSSESPHFSVNHLLLDSGSVTLDRDGDTLAFDNIYIDLAVLQSDNTFSVDLDRLEFTSSDPRLQLDAAAGKFGYTDQRVVFQDLALISHEMRIKLEGLVDLQKPVTGHVTYAIDNIDLGNVTAYVGPNLHGVLDLNGAISFVGSHLNGFAEIAGDFMIASFENLYADFDFDNNVLTLDTLYGVILGSCGLDGSAEIDFGQKPEQYHLAANVRNFNLKNLLPNSFYSDLSGAIDMHGSSFRNKDMTLEVAVDLFESTFDEYPIQHGRGDILITVDSISFADSFMVAYYENIFYAGGHVDYDSTMQLHIVAELNNLDRYRGKLFLDQPGGRAHAEADLTGVTSDPDLTGRLTSDSLWLYGLYADTCDASVRIDRFLTGKKGEVAVDLARGAAWSVSFDSSFARLRLDSNLVLIDSASLFNPISIAMGRGVLDYEAIPMNLKLDTLTMSLFERQFYSRRPLEIEFDSLGLNFVEANIGNRFSDIKAHGRADYDEQMSLQLEVEHVPIAPWLTLFEKDWPVDGRVSAVTSLTGTLEDPVIELQATIDSLVYQNLVLGELATGARYRNRRLAVDSLVINSQPGEYRADGFMHVDLALTADSLDRFPDLPMDMHITAFDRRFDLVSLVMPNVDEIDGEVHADFRLSGTPLAPELEGYAYITGDRSREDSTQYAARIVYSDIEDPIYIDSAGVTMRNNLIILNNISIFTVDKKKKLEDPYDYAAKLRSGERLKPYPTADINGMITVKSLEDMLYDLRVELPREWPFNYTMDDISGRVEGDLYVEGMNPPKVSGDLTIISMRYEAEFADENQGSPIMLAFSGKDMWDLDLNIDVLSNYWIKNEDIDAEFSGSINLRRDAGVYRLFGELEVLRGTAPLADKTFKLESGGTVTFNGEENFNGTLDITACTYITGYRPTGVSSTTEDETPERLNICVLVSGTIDAPDIAPTTDSDIQLSEEELLPLLLGNSYGSSEYTADSRWQERISGLVGLQLSQIGQRTLNSLGVGVETFEIDPYYMGTGQYDPLQARVTAGGYIRYIPGLYLYGQTSLSLEQDRQAGVEYRISKNVMVTGRTGDDQLYRLGLKLHWEF comes from the coding sequence ATGCGGGCCAGAATCCTCATCGGCGCCCTGGCGGTGGTCGTCCTGATCGTTCTGGGAGGCTATATCTGGCTTTTTCACGCGGGCGGGCTGGAGTATATCGTCAACGGACAACTGGCTGACCTGGTCGAAGGGAAATACAATCTGACCATTGCCGTTGACGGTATCGGCGGTGATATTTTCACGGGCATCGTTCTGACCGATATCGAGATTCGATACACCGGTCAACGCCGCCAGTACCCGCTGGCCACGATCGGTCGTTTGAACGTGGATTATTCGCTTTACGGTCTGCTCCAGGGGGAGTATGACTTCGACTATTTACATCTGCATGATGTTCATCTCAACCTGGTGCAGGACTCCAGTGGTCGCTGGCTCATGCCCCGCAAAATAAGCGCTGACACGACGACCTCGCAGTCGTCCGAGTCACCGCATTTTTCGGTGAACCATCTGTTGCTGGACAGCGGCTCGGTGACGCTGGATCGCGACGGCGACACGCTTGCTTTTGACAATATCTATATCGACTTAGCGGTGCTTCAATCCGACAACACTTTTTCGGTCGATCTGGATCGACTAGAATTCACATCATCAGATCCTCGTCTACAGCTCGATGCGGCGGCAGGAAAATTCGGTTATACCGATCAGCGCGTAGTATTTCAGGACCTGGCTCTGATCTCACATGAAATGCGGATTAAGCTCGAAGGCCTCGTCGATCTGCAAAAGCCGGTGACAGGTCATGTCACTTACGCCATCGACAATATCGACCTGGGGAACGTTACCGCCTATGTGGGGCCGAATCTTCACGGCGTACTCGACCTCAACGGAGCGATTTCATTCGTCGGTTCCCATCTCAACGGTTTTGCCGAAATCGCCGGTGATTTCATGATTGCCTCGTTCGAAAATCTCTATGCCGATTTCGACTTCGACAACAACGTGCTCACGCTCGATACTCTCTACGGTGTGATCCTCGGTAGCTGCGGTCTCGATGGCTCCGCTGAGATAGATTTCGGTCAAAAGCCGGAGCAGTATCATCTGGCCGCCAACGTCCGGAATTTCAATCTGAAGAATTTATTGCCGAACTCCTTCTACTCCGACCTGAGCGGTGCGATAGATATGCATGGTTCCTCGTTTCGCAACAAGGATATGACCCTCGAGGTAGCGGTTGATCTGTTCGAATCGACTTTCGATGAATACCCGATTCAGCACGGACGGGGTGATATTCTGATCACGGTGGATTCGATCAGCTTTGCCGACTCATTCATGGTCGCTTATTACGAAAACATTTTTTATGCCGGTGGGCATGTCGACTACGATTCCACCATGCAGCTTCACATCGTTGCCGAGCTCAACAATCTCGACCGCTATCGCGGCAAGCTGTTCCTCGATCAGCCGGGCGGACGGGCTCATGCCGAAGCCGATCTGACCGGGGTGACTTCTGATCCGGATCTCACCGGTCGTTTGACCTCCGACTCGCTCTGGCTCTATGGACTCTATGCCGATACCTGTGACGCATCGGTGCGTATCGACCGATTCCTGACCGGTAAAAAGGGAGAAGTGGCGGTCGATCTGGCCCGTGGTGCGGCCTGGAGTGTGTCGTTCGATTCCAGTTTTGCACGGTTGCGGCTGGATTCGAATCTGGTATTGATCGATTCCGCGTCATTGTTCAATCCGATTTCGATTGCCATGGGGCGCGGAGTGCTTGACTACGAAGCGATTCCGATGAATCTCAAGCTGGATACGCTCACGATGTCGCTTTTCGAACGGCAATTTTACAGTCGTCGTCCCCTTGAAATCGAGTTTGACAGCCTAGGTTTGAATTTCGTCGAGGCGAATATCGGCAACCGCTTTTCAGATATTAAAGCTCACGGTCGCGCCGATTACGATGAGCAGATGTCGCTTCAGCTCGAAGTGGAACATGTGCCGATCGCTCCCTGGCTGACGTTGTTCGAGAAAGACTGGCCGGTCGACGGTCGCGTATCGGCGGTAACATCGTTGACCGGCACGCTTGAAGATCCCGTAATCGAGCTTCAGGCTACGATCGATTCGCTGGTCTATCAGAATTTAGTCTTGGGAGAACTGGCGACCGGAGCGCGTTACCGCAACCGTCGTCTGGCGGTGGACTCACTGGTGATTAACTCGCAGCCGGGAGAATACCGGGCTGACGGATTCATGCACGTCGATCTCGCGCTGACGGCCGATTCGCTCGACCGTTTCCCCGATCTGCCGATGGACATGCACATCACCGCCTTTGACCGTCGCTTCGATCTGGTCAGCCTGGTAATGCCGAACGTCGATGAAATCGACGGCGAGGTGCATGCCGATTTTCGTCTTTCGGGTACGCCGCTCGCTCCCGAGTTGGAGGGGTACGCCTATATCACCGGTGATCGCAGCCGTGAAGACAGTACTCAATATGCCGCCCGAATCGTTTACAGTGATATCGAAGATCCTATCTACATCGACTCCGCCGGCGTGACGATGCGGAATAATCTGATCATTTTAAACAATATCAGTATCTTTACCGTGGATAAGAAAAAGAAACTGGAAGATCCGTACGATTATGCGGCGAAACTTCGCAGCGGTGAGCGTCTCAAACCCTACCCCACGGCCGATATCAACGGAATGATTACGGTGAAGTCGCTGGAAGACATGTTGTACGACCTCCGCGTCGAATTACCGCGAGAATGGCCGTTCAATTATACGATGGACGACATAAGCGGACGAGTTGAGGGTGATCTCTATGTCGAGGGAATGAATCCGCCCAAAGTTTCCGGCGACCTGACGATTATTTCCATGCGGTATGAAGCGGAGTTCGCCGATGAAAACCAGGGATCGCCGATTATGCTGGCGTTTTCGGGCAAAGATATGTGGGACCTCGATCTCAACATCGATGTTCTCTCGAATTACTGGATAAAGAACGAAGATATCGACGCCGAATTTTCCGGTTCCATCAATTTGCGCCGTGACGCCGGTGTTTATCGGTTGTTCGGTGAACTCGAAGTCCTTCGTGGAACGGCGCCGCTCGCGGATAAAACCTTCAAACTGGAATCCGGAGGAACGGTAACATTCAACGGGGAAGAGAATTTCAACGGCACCCTGGATATCACGGCCTGTACGTACATAACCGGCTATCGACCTACCGGTGTCAGCTCCACGACCGAAGATGAAACCCCCGAGAGGTTGAATATCTGTGTCCTTGTATCCGGAACGATCGATGCCCCCGATATAGCGCCGACAACCGACTCCGATATTCAGCTTTCGGAGGAGGAGTTGCTCCCGCTTCTTCTGGGCAATTCCTATGGATCGTCGGAGTACACGGCCGACAGTCGCTGGCAGGAGCGTATTTCCGGCCTGGTTGGTCTGCAGCTCTCGCAAATTGGCCAGCGAACTCTGAATAGCCTTGGTGTCGGTGTGGAAACCTTTGAGATCGATCCGTATTACATGGGAACCGGCCAGTATGACCCGTTACAGGCGCGTGTGACGGCAGGTGGTTACATCCGTTACATTCCCGGTCTTTACCTCTATGGCCAGACGTCATTATCGCTGGAGCAGGACCGTCAGGCGGGCGTAGAATACCGTATAAGTAAAAACGTAATGGTGACGGGCCGCACGGGAGACGATCAACTCTATCGCCTCGGTTTGAAATTGCATTGGGAGTTTTAA
- a CDS encoding BamA/TamA family outer membrane protein has protein sequence MRGILFTVCLLIISGATAAQTVDRDQLRWIRSKPCIDEIVVEGTEFYSPDDVTGRLYSRRSTVWATLKGGRRTRIQRETLGRDTLEVKYLYLTSGFLGVQVNERIEQREDSTARVVVTVHEGRRFFYGEKTLKGDYDKKYGSTCWGIAQKLKTGKPVSYYDVNQAAFDMKTVFANNGYPYAKINFVFDTTAVDSTCPVTFLIEGDSLVRFGEIAVTGSEKYPEYTVFRESRMKEGEVYRRKDIISTQERLMESGYFSTINIGQSDSIMNRLNPDFTLRVRERKPKYMTITTGAGQSDVRDLEWDFQTVFGKRNLFGSRKLKASALWTFGQDGGLRLLEHDYGLGYTEPWLLGIRMPVTLSLQWEPGVKDAERDFRIESWSASASTVKEFGQEYQVGTGFEYEGVRIYGVSEDEVQALKDEQDISVRRKIYIDFIRDSRDHIFIPRHGSYSSVSLEYFGGFMGGDDNFYRVEASWSVYQPVWPGWISATRFKFGRVEAFGSSDQVPINDRFYLGGANTIRGFRVNTLGPVDSLGNIEKANFIAVFNQEFRWQTIQIHQQIPLLKSLIGLWPLWQSVFFDAGNGYRHPYDIKWDNLALSYGTGIQIVSPVGPIRIDYARRIKTKTIDFDSRWHFTILYAF, from the coding sequence ATGCGCGGAATACTCTTCACAGTCTGCTTGTTGATTATATCGGGTGCGACTGCGGCTCAGACGGTAGATCGCGACCAACTCCGCTGGATTCGCAGCAAACCGTGTATTGACGAAATTGTTGTCGAAGGGACCGAGTTTTATTCTCCCGATGATGTAACGGGACGGCTCTATTCACGTCGCTCGACTGTTTGGGCAACATTGAAGGGTGGGCGGCGGACCAGAATTCAGCGTGAAACGCTGGGGCGTGATACCCTTGAAGTGAAGTATCTGTATCTGACCAGTGGATTTTTAGGGGTTCAGGTAAACGAACGGATCGAACAAAGGGAAGACAGTACGGCAAGGGTGGTTGTTACGGTTCACGAGGGGCGGCGCTTCTTTTACGGGGAGAAGACCCTTAAGGGAGATTACGACAAGAAATACGGCTCGACTTGCTGGGGAATCGCCCAGAAACTCAAGACCGGAAAGCCGGTCAGTTATTATGACGTAAACCAGGCTGCCTTCGATATGAAAACGGTTTTTGCCAACAACGGTTATCCGTATGCCAAGATAAATTTCGTTTTCGACACGACGGCGGTTGACAGTACTTGTCCGGTGACTTTTCTCATTGAGGGGGATTCGCTCGTACGGTTCGGTGAGATCGCGGTCACGGGCAGTGAAAAATATCCGGAATATACGGTCTTTCGTGAATCGCGCATGAAAGAGGGGGAGGTGTACCGACGCAAGGATATTATCTCCACTCAGGAACGACTCATGGAGTCAGGCTATTTCAGTACGATCAACATCGGTCAATCCGATTCCATCATGAACCGCCTGAATCCTGATTTCACCCTCCGTGTCCGCGAGCGCAAACCGAAATACATGACCATCACCACCGGCGCCGGCCAATCCGACGTGCGCGATCTCGAATGGGATTTCCAGACAGTGTTCGGTAAGCGCAATTTGTTCGGTTCGAGAAAGCTCAAAGCCTCGGCGCTCTGGACATTCGGCCAGGACGGCGGTCTTCGTCTTTTAGAACACGACTACGGTCTCGGTTATACGGAGCCCTGGCTGCTCGGTATCCGTATGCCGGTGACGCTGTCTCTTCAATGGGAACCCGGCGTAAAAGATGCCGAGAGAGATTTCCGGATCGAATCCTGGTCCGCTTCCGCCTCGACCGTGAAGGAATTCGGTCAGGAATATCAGGTCGGAACCGGTTTTGAATACGAGGGTGTGCGAATCTACGGTGTCTCGGAGGATGAAGTTCAGGCATTGAAGGATGAGCAGGATATATCGGTCCGGCGCAAGATCTACATCGACTTCATTCGAGATTCACGCGACCATATTTTCATCCCGCGCCATGGATCGTATTCCTCCGTTTCATTGGAGTATTTTGGCGGATTCATGGGCGGGGACGACAACTTCTATCGGGTGGAGGCCTCCTGGTCGGTTTATCAGCCGGTCTGGCCGGGATGGATTTCCGCTACCCGGTTTAAGTTCGGACGCGTCGAGGCGTTCGGTTCTTCCGATCAGGTACCGATCAACGACCGCTTTTATCTCGGCGGCGCCAATACCATTCGTGGTTTTCGCGTCAACACCCTGGGACCGGTCGATTCGCTGGGTAATATCGAAAAAGCCAATTTCATTGCCGTGTTCAATCAGGAATTTCGCTGGCAGACGATCCAGATACATCAGCAGATACCGCTTCTTAAAAGCCTTATCGGTCTCTGGCCGCTCTGGCAGTCGGTGTTTTTCGATGCCGGTAACGGTTATCGCCACCCCTACGATATCAAGTGGGACAATCTCGCCCTCAGTTACGGCACCGGGATTCAGATCGTGTCGCCGGTCGGCCCGATTCGAATCGACTATGCCCGCCGCATTAAAACCAAAACCATAGACTTTGACAGTCGCTGGCATTTCACTATATTGTACGCGTTTTGA
- a CDS encoding creatininase family protein, which yields MERHLQRLHWLRIQELVPEKIKTVILPVGTVEGHGSACLGTDNIIPETIAEGIAERINALVAPTVNYGITKSLYRYPGGSTIKPEHFGLYVRDVLDSMADSGFRNVILMNGHGGNNGVLKEIANEFHRDRKGNICVVHWWTLCEKMTEEFFGHVGGHAGTDEAAMVHAIDPALLDEEAYDPGLAYYYRPGADVYPVPGTILLYKENEGFPEFDHNRAIQYREKVIRMVGDFAEEVLGRWEKFGLV from the coding sequence GTGGAACGTCATCTACAGCGGTTGCACTGGCTCAGGATTCAGGAGTTGGTGCCCGAGAAAATTAAAACAGTGATTCTGCCGGTGGGAACGGTCGAGGGTCACGGCTCCGCTTGTCTCGGTACCGACAACATTATACCGGAAACGATAGCCGAGGGCATTGCCGAACGTATCAACGCCCTGGTCGCACCGACCGTGAATTACGGCATTACCAAATCGCTTTATCGTTATCCGGGCGGATCGACCATCAAGCCCGAGCATTTCGGTTTGTATGTCCGCGATGTCCTCGACTCGATGGCCGACAGCGGCTTTCGCAACGTCATCCTGATGAACGGCCACGGCGGCAATAACGGCGTGTTGAAAGAAATCGCCAACGAGTTCCATCGTGATCGTAAGGGGAATATCTGTGTCGTCCATTGGTGGACGCTTTGCGAGAAAATGACGGAAGAGTTTTTTGGCCATGTCGGAGGGCATGCCGGAACCGATGAAGCGGCTATGGTGCACGCTATCGATCCCGCTTTGCTCGATGAAGAGGCTTATGATCCCGGTCTGGCTTACTACTATCGTCCGGGCGCCGATGTCTATCCGGTGCCGGGAACGATTCTGCTTTACAAGGAAAACGAAGGCTTCCCCGAATTCGATCACAATCGGGCGATTCAATATCGAGAGAAGGTTATCCGGATGGTAGGGGATTTCGCCGAAGAAGTCCTCGGACGCTGGGAAAAATTCGGGCTCGTGTAA
- a CDS encoding S1C family serine protease: MLTSVFDKARRPIPSILLAFFLAGAASAADSSLCSLESAITELVYNVSRSVVTVQASRPFYGDLTKGASDEAVEQFVFSGLVLDSGGHILAPASSVAGSESIVVNFEGIDYPARVLGTDYLNGVSLLDVGQGIGQPVEFSDQHGCAGQMIVAVGNSFGLRACPSIGFCAGIRPEGSLQFTAALNPGAVGGGLFDMSGRLVGAINDGLGDRDLLGVGLAVPARKIPEIAEYIVQNGDRASGYIGITTADIEITPGIELDVPQRFAATSATKRYHTIDKGTLITDVISGSPAAHAGLRSGDLIYSINGRVLTSALEMMNQIRKGKPGSTIELGVIRHNRPGQVPVVIGSRKDYTYTDRANTPSDKSVIDSLQNEVLRLKQSLQAIEDRLGRVRP; encoded by the coding sequence ATGTTAACGTCTGTTTTCGATAAAGCCAGGAGGCCGATTCCTTCAATCCTCCTGGCCTTCTTTTTGGCCGGTGCGGCAAGCGCCGCCGACAGCTCCCTGTGCAGTCTCGAATCGGCAATTACCGAATTGGTTTACAATGTCTCCCGGTCCGTGGTAACGGTTCAGGCCTCGCGGCCGTTCTACGGTGATCTGACTAAGGGGGCCTCGGATGAAGCGGTGGAGCAGTTCGTATTCTCCGGCCTGGTGCTTGACAGCGGCGGTCATATACTGGCTCCGGCCTCTTCGGTGGCAGGCTCCGAAAGTATCGTGGTCAATTTCGAGGGGATCGATTACCCGGCCAGAGTGCTTGGCACCGACTACCTCAACGGTGTTTCGCTGCTTGATGTCGGTCAGGGAATCGGTCAGCCGGTGGAATTCTCGGATCAGCACGGTTGCGCCGGTCAGATGATTGTGGCAGTCGGCAATTCTTTCGGTCTGCGGGCTTGTCCCTCCATTGGTTTCTGTGCCGGGATACGTCCCGAGGGTTCGCTTCAGTTCACCGCAGCGCTCAATCCGGGAGCGGTCGGCGGTGGTCTATTTGATATGTCCGGACGCCTGGTCGGTGCGATTAATGACGGCCTGGGTGATCGTGACCTGCTCGGCGTCGGTCTGGCCGTGCCGGCGCGTAAGATTCCCGAAATCGCGGAGTATATTGTCCAGAACGGCGACCGCGCTTCCGGATACATTGGTATCACTACCGCCGATATCGAGATTACCCCGGGGATCGAGTTGGATGTGCCGCAGCGATTTGCCGCCACCTCGGCGACTAAGCGGTATCATACCATCGACAAAGGAACCTTGATTACCGATGTTATCTCCGGATCACCGGCGGCACATGCCGGTTTGCGCTCGGGCGACTTGATCTATTCCATTAACGGTCGTGTCCTGACCAGTGCGCTGGAAATGATGAACCAGATTCGCAAAGGTAAGCCGGGATCGACAATTGAACTCGGGGTGATTCGCCACAATCGTCCCGGGCAGGTGCCGGTGGTCATTGGTAGTCGTAAGGATTACACTTACACCGACCGGGCCAATACTCCATCCGATAAATCAGTAATCGACTCTCTCCAGAACGAGGTCCTGCGTCTTAAACAGAGCCTTCAGGCAATAGAAGACCGTCTTGGGCGAGTTCGTCCATAA
- a CDS encoding DUF401 family protein has translation MDVVKLVAVFILIVIGLRKKISVGLTLLVAGVVTALIYRVPMLDLLNGYWELLQSSKFIFLTSVVLLITFLGSLLKGLGHLERLSAACRGLIGGNRTAAAVMPPLVGLMPMPGGSLLSAPLVGNVLTDSKYTPEFKTATNYWMRHFVEFFWPVYPGVILTEAITGMPIIDVSLMQVSVSMIMLALGLTFFIRKIDPGENSRANLGSSLWRILTSVWPIVLAIVLYSIPRIFGLVRIELAWAVLFSIVLLIVTSRPSKKVLKSAAKDGFSYKLILLVFGTLSFQTALELSGAIEAIPRLSASLNLPPELVIFLVCFTSGILTGMVAAYVALSYTILAGFLYGSGLQPGYVLLAYVSGFVGMMLSPTHLCLILTNEYFGSDLGKVYRLLIWPAILLGLGGFVVYLTGYPNLFRP, from the coding sequence ATGGATGTCGTCAAACTGGTAGCCGTTTTTATACTTATTGTCATCGGCTTGCGCAAGAAGATCTCGGTCGGCCTGACGCTGCTGGTCGCCGGGGTAGTGACCGCTCTGATCTACCGTGTGCCGATGCTCGATCTGCTCAATGGCTATTGGGAGCTGCTACAGTCCTCCAAGTTTATATTTCTAACCTCGGTGGTTCTGCTGATCACCTTCCTCGGGTCACTCCTGAAAGGTTTGGGACATCTCGAACGTCTCTCGGCCGCTTGTCGGGGGTTGATCGGAGGTAATCGCACCGCTGCTGCCGTGATGCCGCCACTGGTAGGTCTTATGCCGATGCCGGGAGGTTCACTGTTGTCCGCGCCGTTGGTCGGTAATGTGTTGACCGACTCTAAATACACGCCGGAGTTCAAGACCGCTACGAATTACTGGATGCGGCATTTTGTCGAGTTCTTCTGGCCGGTTTATCCCGGGGTGATTCTGACCGAGGCGATCACCGGGATGCCGATCATCGATGTCTCACTCATGCAGGTTTCGGTGTCGATGATCATGCTGGCCCTTGGACTGACCTTTTTCATTCGGAAAATCGACCCTGGTGAGAACAGCCGCGCCAATTTGGGATCATCGCTTTGGCGGATACTGACTTCGGTCTGGCCGATTGTACTTGCTATCGTTCTTTACAGCATTCCCCGGATATTCGGTTTGGTAAGGATTGAACTGGCTTGGGCGGTTCTGTTTTCAATTGTGCTGTTGATCGTTACTTCCCGGCCGTCTAAAAAGGTTCTTAAATCTGCCGCTAAAGATGGATTTTCTTATAAGCTCATTCTGCTGGTGTTCGGGACACTCAGTTTCCAGACGGCGCTGGAGTTGTCGGGGGCGATTGAGGCGATCCCGCGCCTGTCCGCTTCTCTCAATTTACCGCCGGAGTTGGTTATTTTTCTGGTCTGTTTCACGTCCGGGATTCTGACCGGGATGGTGGCGGCCTATGTTGCTCTCTCCTATACCATTCTGGCCGGATTCCTGTATGGCTCAGGATTACAACCGGGGTATGTTCTTCTGGCTTATGTGTCCGGTTTCGTGGGGATGATGTTGTCTCCGACCCACCTTTGTTTGATTCTTACCAACGAGTATTTCGGCAGCGACTTAGGCAAAGTCTACCGTCTTCTGATCTGGCCCGCAATACTGCTTGGGCTGGGCGGATTTGTGGTGTATCTTACAGGGTATCCGAACCTGTTTCGACCATAG
- a CDS encoding aminotransferase class IV: protein MVKTVTSINGRLVSRKDARISVFDNSLLYAEGLFETFLGIGDRLVFAAEHLDRLRKGARLTGIPIPVSPERLIDWGVKTLKAHPSRVKKLRLTLTVGDSARWVGRQGRQQVIFSAAPHQIPTEPFKLHVSEFRVDRTSEFRQVKTLSYAIHAAALKKAKTLGCDDALMLNQKGNIAEVTSANVYWIENGRVFTPPLAAGCLEGVTRRVVLREAAAIGHPITERRCPLERLLEADEVFISSSLKLVIPVGLIKEGRRVHRWSTGPVGQAFSDHIARVAGVR from the coding sequence ATGGTTAAAACGGTTACTTCAATAAACGGTCGCCTGGTCTCCAGGAAGGATGCTCGTATTTCAGTGTTCGATAACTCCCTGCTCTACGCCGAGGGTTTGTTCGAGACTTTTCTTGGCATCGGTGACCGCCTCGTTTTTGCCGCTGAGCACCTCGATCGCCTGCGCAAGGGAGCACGCCTGACCGGCATCCCGATTCCGGTGTCGCCGGAACGACTCATAGACTGGGGAGTAAAGACCCTTAAAGCTCATCCCAGTCGGGTAAAGAAACTCCGCCTGACGCTGACTGTCGGCGACTCGGCCCGCTGGGTTGGCCGACAGGGTCGACAGCAGGTAATCTTCTCGGCCGCGCCGCACCAGATACCAACGGAGCCGTTCAAGCTGCACGTCTCGGAGTTCCGTGTCGACCGCACCTCGGAGTTCCGTCAGGTTAAAACCCTTTCGTATGCGATTCATGCTGCCGCGTTGAAAAAAGCCAAGACACTGGGCTGCGATGACGCCCTGATGCTCAATCAAAAAGGCAACATCGCCGAGGTTACCTCGGCCAACGTCTATTGGATTGAGAACGGTCGCGTGTTCACGCCGCCGCTCGCGGCGGGCTGTTTGGAGGGAGTGACGCGTCGTGTCGTCTTGCGCGAGGCTGCCGCGATCGGCCATCCCATTACCGAGCGTCGTTGTCCGTTGGAGAGATTATTAGAGGCGGACGAGGTATTTATTTCGTCGTCGTTGAAACTGGTGATTCCGGTAGGGTTGATCAAGGAAGGCCGCCGGGTGCATCGCTGGTCGACCGGCCCGGTCGGGCAGGCTTTCTCGGATCACATTGCCCGCGTCGCCGGCGTGCGCTGA
- a CDS encoding sigma-70 family RNA polymerase sigma factor, protein MAKLTEKEIDYEIMEAIQRGDMVAFNQMVDRYKGRLMNVIGRMLSSAEEAEDIVQETFVRVYQHRQSFNFKHCFSTWIYTIALNLARNELRKRKKFKFYEISEMQGNEKEFAVDAKLPSQLPQVLSSAIESLPEKYRTAFIFRDIQEQPYEEVAKILNVPLGTVKSRVNRARMMLREKLQPKLEEHNALSKGTLLPVGLL, encoded by the coding sequence ATGGCTAAATTGACGGAAAAAGAAATAGACTACGAGATCATGGAAGCCATCCAGCGCGGAGATATGGTGGCCTTTAATCAGATGGTGGACCGTTATAAGGGACGCCTGATGAATGTAATCGGCCGTATGTTGTCGTCGGCCGAGGAGGCTGAAGATATTGTCCAGGAGACGTTTGTGCGGGTTTATCAGCACCGTCAGTCGTTCAATTTCAAACATTGTTTTTCAACCTGGATATATACCATCGCGCTGAATTTGGCGCGCAATGAACTCAGGAAACGAAAGAAGTTTAAGTTTTACGAAATATCCGAGATGCAGGGAAATGAAAAGGAATTTGCGGTCGACGCCAAGCTGCCCAGCCAGTTACCTCAGGTGCTGAGTTCAGCGATCGAATCGCTTCCGGAGAAGTACCGGACGGCTTTCATTTTCCGCGACATTCAGGAGCAACCATACGAAGAAGTAGCGAAGATTCTCAACGTACCGTTGGGAACGGTGAAATCTCGAGTCAATCGGGCGCGTATGATGTTGCGTGAAAAACTACAACCCAAACTGGAGGAACACAATGCGTTGTCGAAAGGTACGCTCCTTCCTGTCGGCCTATTGTAG